A part of Kitasatospora acidiphila genomic DNA contains:
- the tsaE gene encoding tRNA (adenosine(37)-N6)-threonylcarbamoyltransferase complex ATPase subunit type 1 TsaE, translated as MGAHATITVPSAERMTALGRRLAALLRPGDLVLLSGELGAGKTTLTRGLGEGLGVRGAVTSPTFVIARVHPSVVGGPALVHVDAYRLGGGLDEMEDLDLDVSLPESVVVVEWGEGRVEGLSESRLEVRIERALGGDAAQADDADPRVLALTGFGPRWDGVDLSVALD; from the coding sequence ATGGGCGCGCACGCCACCATCACCGTCCCGTCGGCCGAGCGGATGACCGCCCTCGGGCGGCGGCTGGCCGCCCTGCTGCGCCCCGGGGACCTGGTGCTGCTCTCCGGGGAGCTGGGCGCCGGCAAGACCACCCTCACCCGCGGACTGGGCGAGGGCCTCGGCGTGCGCGGGGCGGTGACCTCGCCGACCTTCGTGATCGCCCGGGTGCACCCCTCGGTGGTCGGCGGGCCGGCCCTGGTCCACGTCGACGCCTACCGGCTCGGCGGCGGGCTGGACGAGATGGAGGACCTCGACCTGGACGTCTCGCTGCCCGAGTCGGTGGTCGTGGTCGAGTGGGGCGAGGGCCGGGTCGAGGGGCTGTCCGAGAGCCGGCTGGAGGTGCGGATCGAGCGGGCCCTGGGCGGGGACGCGGCCCAGGCCGACGACGCCGATCCGCGGGTGCTCGCGCTGACCGGGTTCGGCCCGCGCTGGGACGGCGTCGACCTGTCGGTGGCGCTGGACTGA
- the tsaB gene encoding tRNA (adenosine(37)-N6)-threonylcarbamoyltransferase complex dimerization subunit type 1 TsaB: MLLLAFDTATPAVTAAVHDGTAVLAQTYQVDARRHGELLLPAIGRVLAEAGVDKRELTAIAVGVGPGPYTGLRVGLVTAAALGHALDLPVHGVCSLDAIAHQARTEGLTGPFTAATDARRKEVYWADYDSEGRRTAGPAVDRPGDLAVREVSVGAGALLYPEAFPGARGPEHLSAGALADFAVTELAAGRELLPNAPLYLRRPDAQVPAGYKAVLPQ; this comes from the coding sequence GTGCTGCTGCTCGCGTTCGACACCGCTACCCCCGCCGTCACCGCCGCCGTCCACGACGGCACGGCCGTCCTGGCGCAGACCTACCAGGTCGACGCCCGACGGCACGGCGAACTGCTGCTGCCCGCGATCGGCCGGGTGCTGGCCGAGGCCGGCGTGGACAAGCGGGAGCTGACCGCGATCGCGGTCGGCGTCGGCCCCGGCCCGTACACCGGCCTGCGGGTCGGCCTGGTCACCGCCGCCGCGCTCGGCCATGCGCTCGACCTGCCCGTGCACGGCGTCTGCTCCCTGGACGCGATCGCCCACCAGGCCCGCACCGAGGGGCTGACCGGTCCGTTCACCGCCGCCACCGACGCCCGGCGCAAGGAGGTCTACTGGGCCGACTACGACTCCGAGGGCCGCCGGACCGCCGGCCCCGCGGTGGACCGGCCCGGCGACCTGGCGGTGCGCGAGGTCTCGGTGGGCGCGGGCGCACTGCTCTACCCCGAGGCCTTCCCAGGCGCCCGCGGCCCCGAGCACCTGTCGGCCGGCGCGCTGGCCGACTTCGCGGTCACCGAGCTGGCCGCCGGCCGCGAGCTGCTGCCGAACGCCCCGCTCTACCTGCGCCGCCCGGACGCCCAGGTGCCGGCCGGCTACAAGGCGGTGCTGCCGCAGTGA
- the rimI gene encoding ribosomal protein S18-alanine N-acetyltransferase, with product MSRLALRPMRWWDIEPVMELELQLFPEDAWSRGMYWSELAEAHPGGSRHYTVAVTEDGAIAGYAGLMAIGDESDVQTIAVADQHQGRGLGALLLTDLITESARRGCAELLLEVRVDNARAQGLYERHGFVPVGIRRGYYQPANVDALVMRLDHQTTNHTEEDHG from the coding sequence ATGAGCCGTCTCGCGCTGCGCCCGATGCGCTGGTGGGACATCGAGCCGGTGATGGAACTGGAACTCCAGCTCTTCCCCGAGGACGCGTGGTCGCGCGGCATGTACTGGTCCGAGTTGGCCGAGGCCCACCCCGGCGGCAGCCGGCACTACACGGTGGCCGTCACCGAGGACGGCGCCATCGCCGGGTACGCCGGCCTGATGGCGATCGGCGACGAGAGCGACGTGCAGACCATCGCCGTGGCCGACCAGCACCAGGGCCGCGGCCTGGGCGCGCTGCTGCTCACCGACCTGATCACCGAGTCGGCGCGGCGCGGCTGCGCCGAACTGCTGCTGGAGGTGCGGGTGGACAACGCCCGCGCCCAAGGGCTGTACGAGCGCCACGGCTTCGTGCCGGTCGGCATCCGGCGCGGCTACTACCAGCCCGCCAACGTCGACGCGCTGGTGATGCGCCTCGACCACCAGACGACGAACCACACCGAGGAAGACCATGGCTGA
- the tsaD gene encoding tRNA (adenosine(37)-N6)-threonylcarbamoyltransferase complex transferase subunit TsaD produces MADEPLVLGIETSCDETGVGIVRGTTLLADAVASSVNDHARFGGVVPEIASRAHLEAMVPTIQRALDTAGIKASDLDGIAVTAGPGLAGALLVGVSAAKAYAWALDKPLYGVNHLASHICVDQLEHGRLPEPTMALLVSGGHSSLLLTGDITADVRPLGATIDDAAGEAFDKVARVLGLGFPGGPVVDRRAREGDRKAIHFPRGLSGPKDPEYDFSFSGLKTAVARWVEAKRRAGEEVPIADVAASFQEAVTDVLTRKAIKACKDHDVDHLMIGGGVAANSRLRALAEQRCERAGIRLRVPRPGLCTDNGAMVAALGAEMVWRNREPSAFDLSADSSLPLTEVSVPAPQHTDVHGEAYRALGQS; encoded by the coding sequence ATGGCTGACGAACCGCTCGTCCTGGGCATCGAGACCTCCTGCGACGAGACCGGCGTCGGCATCGTGCGCGGCACCACGCTGCTCGCCGACGCGGTGGCCTCCAGCGTCAACGACCACGCCCGGTTCGGCGGCGTGGTCCCGGAGATCGCCAGCCGGGCGCACCTTGAGGCGATGGTCCCGACCATCCAGCGGGCCCTGGACACCGCCGGGATCAAGGCGAGCGACCTGGACGGGATCGCGGTCACCGCCGGGCCCGGCCTGGCCGGCGCCCTGCTGGTCGGCGTCTCGGCGGCCAAGGCCTACGCCTGGGCGCTGGACAAGCCGCTGTACGGGGTCAACCACCTCGCCTCGCACATCTGCGTGGACCAGCTGGAGCACGGCCGGCTGCCCGAGCCGACCATGGCGCTGCTGGTCTCCGGCGGGCACTCCTCGCTGCTGCTCACCGGTGACATCACCGCCGATGTGCGCCCGCTCGGCGCCACCATCGACGACGCGGCCGGCGAGGCCTTCGACAAGGTGGCCCGGGTGCTCGGCCTGGGCTTCCCCGGCGGCCCGGTGGTGGACCGCCGGGCCCGCGAGGGCGACCGCAAGGCGATCCACTTCCCGCGCGGCCTGAGCGGCCCCAAGGACCCGGAGTACGACTTCTCGTTCTCCGGCCTGAAGACCGCGGTGGCCCGCTGGGTGGAGGCCAAGCGGCGGGCCGGCGAGGAGGTGCCGATCGCGGACGTCGCGGCCTCCTTCCAGGAGGCGGTCACCGATGTGCTGACCCGCAAGGCGATCAAGGCCTGCAAGGACCACGACGTCGACCACCTGATGATCGGCGGCGGGGTGGCGGCCAACTCCCGGCTGCGCGCCCTGGCGGAGCAGCGCTGCGAGCGGGCCGGCATCCGGCTGCGGGTGCCGCGGCCCGGCCTGTGCACCGACAACGGGGCGATGGTGGCCGCGCTCGGCGCCGAGATGGTCTGGCGCAACCGGGAGCCCTCGGCGTTCGACCTCTCGGCGGACTCCTCGCTGCCGCTGACCGAGGTGTCGGTGCCGGCCCCGCAGCACACGGACGTGCACGGCGAGGCCTACCGGGCGCTCGGCCAGTCGTGA
- a CDS encoding polysaccharide deacetylase family protein, whose translation MKTNTWSSATAAAVGALALLVTVSGCSGSSSSGGSGGSNAGAVPQSGAPAASPSVEGSPAAASPSAAGGAVPAADWAKWKLQPLPARPAAPADKPVKLTKTGQVPVISSIPTSDKVVFVTIDDGEEKDPKFIEMMNDLKVPVTMFLMDDAIKNDYAYFKPLQALGNHIQNHTLHHPAMSTKSAEVQKQEVCGDQGVLTKEYGTPPFLFRPPYGDGASTANLNNAVQQCGPRAIVLWHETMQIHDMQYQSGDKKLHAGDIILAHFRGPKDLKGETMTDMFGELLSRIQEQGFAVARLEDYIQAPS comes from the coding sequence GTGAAGACGAACACCTGGAGTAGTGCGACGGCGGCCGCGGTGGGCGCACTGGCCCTGCTCGTCACGGTCAGCGGCTGCTCCGGCTCCAGCAGCAGCGGTGGCAGTGGCGGGTCCAACGCGGGCGCGGTGCCGCAGAGCGGCGCCCCCGCCGCCTCGCCGTCGGTCGAGGGCTCGCCGGCCGCCGCCTCGCCGAGCGCCGCCGGCGGCGCGGTGCCGGCCGCCGACTGGGCGAAGTGGAAGCTCCAGCCGCTCCCCGCGCGCCCGGCGGCGCCGGCCGACAAGCCGGTCAAGCTGACCAAGACCGGCCAGGTCCCGGTGATCAGCTCCATCCCCACCAGCGACAAGGTGGTCTTCGTGACCATCGACGACGGTGAGGAGAAGGACCCCAAGTTCATCGAGATGATGAACGACCTGAAGGTCCCGGTCACCATGTTCCTGATGGACGACGCCATCAAGAACGACTACGCCTACTTCAAGCCGCTGCAGGCCCTCGGCAACCACATCCAGAACCACACGCTGCACCACCCGGCGATGAGCACCAAGTCGGCCGAGGTGCAGAAGCAGGAGGTCTGCGGCGACCAGGGGGTGCTGACCAAGGAGTACGGCACCCCGCCGTTCCTGTTCCGCCCGCCCTACGGCGACGGCGCCAGCACCGCCAACCTCAACAACGCCGTCCAGCAGTGCGGTCCGCGCGCCATCGTGCTGTGGCACGAGACGATGCAGATCCACGACATGCAGTACCAGTCCGGGGACAAGAAGCTGCACGCCGGTGACATCATCCTCGCCCACTTCCGCGGCCCCAAGGACCTCAAGGGCGAGACCATGACCGACATGTTCGGCGAACTGCTGAGCCGCATCCAGGAGCAGGGCTTCGCCGTCGCGCGCCTGGAGGACTACATCCAGGCGCCGAGCTAG
- the groES gene encoding co-chaperone GroES, protein MTTSSKVAIKPLEDRIVVQPLDAETTTASGLVIPDTAKEKPQEGVVLATGPGRFEDGQRLPLDVQVGDVVLYSKYGGTEVKYQGQEYLVLSARDVLAIIEK, encoded by the coding sequence GTGACCACCAGCAGCAAGGTTGCCATCAAGCCGCTTGAGGACCGCATCGTGGTCCAGCCGCTCGACGCCGAGACCACCACGGCCTCCGGCCTGGTTATCCCGGACACCGCCAAGGAGAAGCCCCAGGAGGGCGTCGTCCTGGCCACCGGCCCGGGCCGCTTCGAGGATGGCCAGCGCCTGCCGCTCGACGTCCAGGTCGGCGACGTCGTCCTGTACTCGAAGTACGGCGGCACCGAGGTGAAGTACCAGGGCCAGGAGTACCTCGTCCTCTCGGCCCGCGACGTTCTCGCCATCATCGAGAAGTAA
- the groL gene encoding chaperonin GroEL (60 kDa chaperone family; promotes refolding of misfolded polypeptides especially under stressful conditions; forms two stacked rings of heptamers to form a barrel-shaped 14mer; ends can be capped by GroES; misfolded proteins enter the barrel where they are refolded when GroES binds), protein MAKILQFDEDARRSLERGVNKLADTVKVTIGPKGRNVVIDKKFGAPTITNDGVTIAREVELDDPYENLGAQLVKEVATKTNDVAGDGTTTATVLAQALVNEGLRNVAAGAGPAALKKGIDKAVAAVSEHLLSVAREIEGKDDVAAVATLSAQDTQVGELIAEAIDKVGKDGVITVEESNTFGVELDFTEGMQFDKGYLSPYFVTDQERQEAVLEDPYILITQGKISSIQELLPLLEKILQAGASKPLLIIAEDVDGEALSTLVVNKIRGTFNAVAVKAPGFGDRRKAILGDLATLTGGTVISEEVGLKLDQAGLEVLGTARRVTITKDETTIVDGAGDTDAVAGRVAQIKAEIANTDSDWDREKLQERLAKLAGGVCVIKVGAATEVELKERKHRLEDAISATRAAVEEGIVAGGGASLVHAAKVLNDGLGLTGDEATGVAVVRKALHEPLRWIAQNAGLEGYVITSKVAELELGQGFNAATGEYGDLVKAGVIDPVKVTRSALENAASIASLLLTTETLVVEKKEEEAEAGHSHGGHGHSH, encoded by the coding sequence ATGGCGAAGATCCTGCAGTTCGACGAGGACGCCCGCCGCTCGCTGGAGCGCGGTGTCAACAAGCTTGCCGACACCGTCAAGGTGACCATCGGCCCCAAGGGCCGCAACGTCGTCATCGACAAGAAGTTCGGTGCCCCGACCATCACCAACGACGGTGTCACCATCGCCCGCGAGGTCGAGCTGGACGACCCGTACGAGAACCTTGGCGCGCAGCTGGTCAAGGAGGTCGCCACCAAGACCAACGACGTCGCGGGTGACGGCACCACCACCGCCACCGTGCTGGCCCAGGCGCTGGTCAACGAGGGTCTGCGCAACGTCGCCGCGGGTGCCGGCCCGGCCGCCCTGAAGAAGGGCATCGACAAGGCCGTCGCCGCCGTCTCCGAGCACCTGCTCTCGGTGGCCCGCGAGATCGAGGGCAAGGACGACGTGGCCGCGGTCGCCACCCTGTCCGCCCAGGACACGCAGGTCGGCGAGCTGATCGCCGAGGCGATCGACAAGGTCGGCAAGGACGGTGTGATCACCGTCGAGGAGTCCAACACCTTCGGCGTGGAGCTGGACTTCACCGAGGGCATGCAGTTCGACAAGGGCTACCTGTCGCCGTACTTCGTCACCGACCAGGAGCGCCAGGAGGCGGTCCTGGAGGACCCGTACATCCTGATCACCCAGGGCAAGATCTCCTCGATCCAGGAGCTGCTGCCGCTGCTGGAGAAGATCCTGCAGGCCGGCGCCTCCAAGCCGCTGCTGATCATCGCCGAGGACGTGGACGGCGAGGCGCTCTCCACCCTGGTGGTCAACAAGATCCGCGGCACCTTCAACGCGGTCGCCGTCAAGGCCCCGGGCTTCGGTGACCGCCGCAAGGCGATCCTCGGCGACCTGGCCACCCTGACCGGCGGCACCGTGATCTCCGAGGAGGTCGGCCTCAAGCTCGACCAGGCCGGCCTGGAGGTGCTCGGCACCGCCCGCCGGGTCACCATCACCAAGGACGAGACCACCATCGTCGACGGTGCCGGCGACACCGATGCCGTCGCGGGCCGGGTCGCCCAGATCAAGGCGGAGATCGCCAACACCGACTCCGACTGGGACCGCGAGAAGCTGCAGGAGCGCCTGGCCAAGCTGGCCGGCGGCGTCTGCGTCATCAAGGTCGGCGCCGCCACCGAGGTGGAGCTCAAGGAGCGCAAGCACCGCCTGGAGGACGCCATCTCCGCCACCCGCGCCGCGGTCGAGGAGGGCATCGTGGCCGGCGGTGGCGCCTCCCTGGTGCACGCCGCCAAGGTGCTGAACGACGGCCTGGGCCTGACCGGCGACGAGGCCACCGGTGTCGCCGTGGTCCGCAAGGCGCTGCACGAGCCGCTGCGCTGGATCGCCCAGAACGCCGGCCTGGAGGGCTACGTCATCACCTCCAAGGTCGCCGAGCTGGAGCTCGGCCAGGGCTTCAACGCCGCCACCGGCGAGTACGGCGACCTGGTGAAGGCCGGCGTCATCGACCCGGTCAAGGTCACCCGCTCCGCCCTGGAGAACGCCGCCTCCATCGCCTCCCTGCTGCTCACCACCGAGACCCTGGTGGTGGAGAAGAAGGAGGAGGAGGCCGAGGCCGGCCACTCGCACGGCGGCCACGGCCACTCGCACTGA
- a CDS encoding LysR family transcriptional regulator — protein MIEARHLRVLRAVARTGSFSAAARELGCTQPAVSQQMKALEKAVELPLVVRSGRGMQLSEAGEVLLKHASGILAGLSAAEQEVAAIAGLRAGRVRLVSFPTASSTLVPSAVARLRDAHPGVRVSLVEAEPPESLAMLRGGECEIALAFRYPDGAAPAAPAHGASRAARAQAVLAAAESAAVSDWSDLVVRPLLDDPLVGLLPPGHPLAERDGGSPVALAELAGEQWIAGCPQCRGQLVELCGQAGFEPRIDFATDDYPAVVGLVAAGLGVAVLPRLALAAVRPDAVAAVPVHTAAGGPARREVVALTLPDLAEVPAVALMLDRLAGAAADR, from the coding sequence ATGATCGAGGCACGCCATCTGAGGGTTCTGCGCGCGGTGGCGCGCACCGGCTCGTTCTCCGCCGCGGCGCGGGAGCTCGGCTGCACCCAGCCGGCGGTCAGCCAGCAGATGAAGGCCCTGGAGAAGGCCGTCGAGCTGCCCCTGGTGGTGCGCTCGGGCCGCGGGATGCAGCTGAGCGAGGCCGGCGAGGTGCTGCTCAAGCACGCCTCCGGGATCCTGGCCGGGCTGAGCGCCGCCGAGCAGGAGGTGGCCGCGATCGCCGGGCTGCGGGCCGGCCGGGTCCGGCTGGTGTCCTTCCCGACCGCCAGCTCCACCCTGGTGCCGTCGGCCGTCGCCCGGCTGCGGGACGCCCATCCGGGGGTGCGCGTGTCGCTGGTGGAGGCCGAGCCGCCGGAGTCGCTGGCGATGCTGCGCGGCGGGGAGTGCGAGATCGCGCTGGCCTTCCGCTACCCGGACGGGGCGGCGCCGGCGGCCCCCGCGCACGGGGCCTCGCGGGCCGCCCGCGCCCAGGCGGTGCTGGCCGCGGCCGAGTCGGCGGCCGTCTCGGACTGGTCCGACCTGGTGGTGCGCCCGCTGCTTGACGACCCGTTGGTCGGCCTGCTGCCGCCCGGGCACCCGCTGGCCGAGCGGGACGGCGGGAGCCCGGTGGCGCTGGCGGAGCTGGCCGGGGAGCAGTGGATCGCGGGCTGCCCGCAGTGCCGCGGGCAGCTGGTGGAGCTCTGCGGACAGGCCGGGTTCGAGCCGCGGATCGACTTCGCCACCGACGACTATCCGGCGGTGGTCGGCCTGGTGGCGGCCGGGCTCGGGGTGGCGGTACTGCCGAGGCTGGCGCTGGCGGCGGTGCGGCCGGACGCCGTGGCGGCGGTGCCGGTGCACACCGCGGCGGGCGGCCCGGCCCGCCGCGAGGTGGTGGCGCTGACCCTGCCGGATCTGGCCGAGGTGCCGGCGGTCGCGCTCATGCTGGACCGGCTCGCCGGGGCGGCAGCCGACCGCTGA
- a CDS encoding WhiB family transcriptional regulator: MADFSRLPGPNADLWDWQLSAACRGVDSSLFFHPEGERGAARSSREQSAKEVCMRCPVRTECAAHALAVREPYGVWGGLTEDEREELQGRARNRVVEVPLAVRP; this comes from the coding sequence ATGGCCGATTTCTCCCGACTCCCCGGTCCCAACGCGGACCTGTGGGACTGGCAGCTCTCCGCCGCCTGCCGCGGCGTGGACAGTTCGCTCTTCTTCCACCCCGAGGGCGAGCGCGGGGCCGCACGCAGTTCGCGGGAGCAGAGCGCCAAGGAGGTGTGCATGCGCTGCCCGGTACGCACCGAATGCGCGGCGCACGCACTGGCGGTCCGTGAACCGTACGGCGTATGGGGTGGGCTGACCGAGGACGAACGCGAGGAACTCCAGGGGCGGGCGCGCAACCGGGTGGTCGAGGTGCCGCTGGCCGTCCGTCCGTAG
- a CDS encoding response regulator transcription factor encodes MTSVLVCDDSPLAREALRRAVATVPGVDRVTTATNGEEVLRRWVADRSDLVLMDVRMPGLGGVETVRRLLSADPGARIIMLTVAEDLDGVALAVAAGARGYLHKDASRAELRATVTQALADPTWRLAPRRLRSPDMGAAPTLTAREIQVLEGMSHGRSNAEIGRELFLSEDTVKTHARRLFKKLGASDRAHAVALGFRWGLVR; translated from the coding sequence ATGACTTCCGTTCTCGTTTGCGACGATTCACCGCTTGCCCGGGAGGCGCTGCGGCGTGCCGTGGCGACCGTGCCGGGCGTCGACCGGGTGACCACGGCGACCAACGGTGAGGAGGTCCTCCGCCGCTGGGTGGCCGACCGTTCCGACCTCGTCCTGATGGATGTCCGGATGCCCGGCCTGGGCGGGGTGGAGACGGTCCGGCGGCTGCTGTCGGCCGACCCCGGGGCGCGCATCATCATGCTCACCGTCGCCGAGGATCTGGACGGGGTGGCCCTGGCGGTCGCCGCCGGCGCCCGCGGCTACCTGCACAAGGACGCCTCCCGGGCGGAGCTGCGGGCCACCGTGACCCAGGCGCTGGCCGACCCGACCTGGCGGCTGGCCCCGCGCCGGCTGCGCAGCCCCGACATGGGCGCCGCGCCGACCCTGACGGCCCGTGAGATCCAGGTGCTCGAGGGCATGAGCCACGGGCGGAGCAACGCGGAGATCGGCCGCGAGCTCTTCCTCTCCGAGGACACCGTCAAGACCCACGCCCGCCGCCTCTTCAAGAAGCTGGGGGCCTCCGACCGGGCGCACGCCGTGGCGCTGGGCTTCCGCTGGGGCCTGGTCCGCTGA
- the guaB gene encoding IMP dehydrogenase, translating to MSLNAAGVPEKFAMLGLTYDDVLLLPGESHVLPNQVDTSSRVSRNVRVNIPLLSAAMDKVTEYRMAIAMARQGGVGVLHRNLSIEDQANQVDLVKRSESGMVTDPITIGPEATLAEADALCAKFRISGVPVADPEGKLLGIVTNRDMAFESDRNRQVREIMTPMPLITGKVGISGEEAIGLLRRHKIEKLPLVDDQGRIKGLITVKDFVKAEKYPNAAKDAEGRLLVAAAVGASAEAFDRAQALVEAGVDFLVVDTSHGHSHNALDWIAKIKSAVPVDVVGGNVATRDGAQALIDAGVDGVKVGVGPGSICTTRVVAGIGVPQVTAIYEAALACQAAGVPVIGDGGLQYSGDIGKALAAGAETVMLGSLLAGCEESPGELLFINGKQFKSYRGMGSLGAMQTRGQAKSFSKDRYFQGNVTSDEKLIAEGIEGQVPYRGPLSAVLYQLVGGLRQTMGYVGAANVAEMESKGRFVRITAAGLKESHPHDIQMTVEAPNYTSR from the coding sequence ATGTCTCTTAACGCCGCAGGCGTACCCGAGAAGTTCGCCATGCTCGGACTCACGTACGACGACGTCCTGCTGCTGCCTGGTGAGTCGCACGTGCTGCCGAACCAGGTGGACACCTCGTCCCGGGTCTCGCGCAACGTCCGGGTGAACATCCCGCTGCTCTCCGCCGCCATGGACAAGGTCACCGAGTACCGGATGGCCATCGCCATGGCCCGCCAGGGCGGCGTCGGCGTGCTGCACCGCAACCTGTCGATCGAGGACCAGGCCAACCAGGTCGACCTGGTGAAGCGCTCCGAGTCGGGCATGGTCACCGACCCGATCACCATCGGCCCCGAGGCCACCCTGGCCGAGGCCGACGCGCTCTGCGCCAAGTTCCGGATCAGCGGCGTGCCGGTCGCCGACCCGGAGGGCAAGCTGCTGGGCATCGTCACCAACCGCGACATGGCCTTCGAGTCCGACCGCAACCGCCAGGTCCGCGAGATCATGACCCCGATGCCGCTGATCACCGGCAAGGTCGGCATCTCCGGCGAGGAAGCGATCGGGCTGCTGCGCCGCCACAAGATCGAGAAGCTCCCGCTGGTGGACGACCAGGGCCGGATCAAGGGCCTGATCACCGTCAAGGACTTCGTCAAGGCCGAGAAGTACCCGAACGCCGCCAAGGACGCCGAGGGCCGGCTGCTGGTCGCCGCCGCGGTCGGCGCCAGCGCCGAGGCCTTCGACCGGGCCCAGGCCCTGGTCGAGGCGGGCGTGGACTTCCTGGTGGTGGACACCTCGCACGGCCACAGCCACAACGCGCTGGACTGGATCGCCAAGATCAAGTCGGCCGTGCCGGTCGACGTGGTCGGCGGCAACGTCGCCACCCGGGACGGCGCCCAGGCGCTGATCGACGCGGGTGTGGACGGCGTCAAGGTCGGCGTCGGCCCCGGCTCGATCTGCACCACCCGGGTGGTCGCCGGCATCGGCGTGCCGCAGGTCACCGCGATCTACGAGGCCGCGCTGGCCTGCCAGGCGGCCGGGGTGCCGGTGATCGGCGACGGCGGCCTGCAGTACTCCGGCGACATCGGCAAGGCGCTGGCCGCCGGTGCCGAGACCGTGATGCTCGGCTCGCTGCTGGCCGGCTGCGAGGAGTCGCCCGGCGAGCTGCTGTTCATCAACGGCAAGCAGTTCAAGTCGTACCGCGGCATGGGCTCGCTGGGCGCCATGCAGACCCGCGGCCAGGCGAAGTCCTTCTCCAAGGACCGCTACTTCCAGGGCAACGTCACCTCCGACGAGAAGCTGATCGCCGAGGGCATCGAGGGCCAGGTGCCGTACCGCGGTCCGCTGTCCGCCGTGCTGTACCAGCTGGTCGGCGGCCTGCGGCAGACCATGGGCTACGTGGGCGCCGCCAACGTCGCGGAGATGGAGAGCAAGGGCCGGTTCGTCCGGATCACCGCGGCCGGGCTCAAGGAGAGCCACCCGCACGACATCCAGATGACCGTCGAGGCGCCGAACTACACCAGCCGCTGA
- a CDS encoding GuaB3 family IMP dehydrogenase-related protein, with amino-acid sequence MTEIEIGRGKRGRRAYSFDDIAVVPSRRTRDPKEVSIAWQIDAYRFELPFLAAPMDSVVSPAQAIAIGKLGGLGVLNLEGLWTRYEDPQPLLDEIAAIPDEVTATRRLQEIYAAPIQAELIGKRIREVRESGVVTAAALSPQRTAEFSKAVVDAGVDVFVIRGTTVSAEHVSGAAEPLNLKQFIYELDVPVIVGGCATYTAALHLMRTGAAGVLVGFGGGAAHTTRNVLGIQVPMATAVADVAAARRDYMDESGGRYVHVIADGGVGYSGDIAKAVACGADAVMIGAALARGTDAPGKGFHWGMEAVHEELPRGKRVNLGTVGTTEEILTGPSHTPDGTMNLFGALRRAMATTGYSELKEFQRVEVTVSHR; translated from the coding sequence GTGACTGAGATCGAAATCGGGCGAGGCAAGCGCGGCCGCCGGGCGTACTCCTTCGACGACATCGCCGTCGTCCCCAGCCGCCGCACCCGGGACCCGAAGGAGGTCTCGATCGCCTGGCAGATCGACGCCTACCGCTTCGAGCTGCCGTTCCTGGCGGCCCCCATGGACAGCGTGGTGTCGCCCGCGCAGGCCATCGCCATCGGCAAGCTGGGCGGCCTCGGGGTGCTCAACCTGGAGGGTCTGTGGACCCGCTACGAGGACCCGCAGCCGCTGCTCGACGAGATCGCCGCCATCCCGGACGAGGTCACCGCGACCCGCCGCCTGCAGGAGATCTACGCCGCGCCGATCCAGGCCGAGCTGATCGGCAAGCGGATCCGCGAGGTGCGCGAGTCCGGCGTGGTGACCGCCGCCGCGCTCTCCCCGCAGCGCACCGCCGAGTTCTCCAAGGCCGTGGTCGACGCCGGGGTGGACGTCTTCGTGATCCGCGGCACCACGGTCTCCGCCGAGCACGTCTCCGGTGCCGCCGAGCCGCTCAACCTCAAGCAGTTCATCTACGAGCTGGACGTCCCGGTGATCGTCGGCGGCTGCGCCACCTACACCGCGGCGCTGCACCTGATGCGCACCGGCGCGGCCGGCGTGCTGGTCGGCTTCGGCGGCGGCGCCGCCCACACCACCCGCAACGTGCTGGGCATCCAGGTGCCGATGGCCACCGCCGTGGCCGACGTGGCCGCTGCCCGCCGCGACTACATGGACGAGTCCGGCGGCCGCTACGTGCACGTGATCGCCGACGGCGGTGTCGGCTACAGCGGTGACATCGCCAAGGCGGTGGCCTGCGGCGCCGACGCGGTGATGATCGGTGCCGCGCTGGCCCGGGGCACCGACGCGCCGGGCAAGGGCTTCCACTGGGGCATGGAGGCGGTGCACGAGGAGCTGCCGCGCGGCAAGCGGGTCAACCTGGGCACCGTCGGCACCACCGAGGAGATCCTCACCGGTCCGTCGCACACCCCCGACGGCACCATGAACCTGTTCGGCGCACTCCGCCGGGCGATGGCCACCACCGGCTACTCGGAGCTCAAGGAGTTCCAGCGGGTCGAGGTGACGGTCAGCCACCGCTGA